One genomic window of Streptococcus mitis includes the following:
- a CDS encoding GNAT family N-acetyltransferase encodes MKAIGTQILQTERLILRRFVESDAEAMFQNWSSSAENLTYVTWNPHPDVEVTRNSIRNWVVSYDNPNYYKWAICLKENPEQVIGDISIVEIHEEDSSCEIGYILGKAYWGRGIMTEALKAVLYFCFTQAGFQNVRARYASLNPASGRVMEKAGMSYLKTIVNGVERKGYLADLIYYQISRKDR; translated from the coding sequence ATGAAAGCAATCGGTACGCAAATATTACAAACAGAACGTTTGATTTTAAGAAGATTTGTGGAGAGTGATGCAGAGGCCATGTTTCAAAATTGGTCTTCGTCTGCTGAGAATCTGACCTATGTCACTTGGAACCCCCATCCTGATGTCGAAGTGACTCGAAATTCGATCCGAAATTGGGTTGTTTCCTATGATAATCCCAACTATTACAAATGGGCTATTTGTCTCAAAGAAAATCCAGAGCAAGTGATTGGAGATATCAGCATTGTTGAAATACACGAGGAAGATTCAAGTTGTGAAATTGGCTATATTCTAGGCAAGGCTTACTGGGGACGTGGGATTATGACAGAGGCCTTGAAAGCTGTTTTGTACTTTTGTTTTACTCAAGCAGGTTTTCAAAATGTTAGAGCACGATATGCTAGTCTCAATCCAGCTTCAGGTCGTGTCATGGAGAAGGCTGGAATGTCCTATTTAAAAACAATTGTCAATGGTGTAGAGAGAAAAGGCTATCTGGCGGACCTAATTTATTATCAGATAAGTAGGAAAGACAGATAA
- the nadE gene encoding ammonia-dependent NAD(+) synthetase: MSLQETIIQELGVKPVIDAQGEIRRSIDFLKRYLKKHPFLKTFVLGISGGQDSTLAGRLAQLAMEELRAETGDDSYKFIAVRLPYGVQADEADAQKALAFIQPDVSLVVNIKESADAMTAAVEATDSPVSDFNKGNIKARCRMIAQYALAGAHSGAVIGTDHAAENITGFFTKFGDGGADILPLYRLNKRQGKQLLQELGADPALYEKIPTADLEEDKPGLADEVALGVTYEEIDDYLEGKTINPEAQTTIENWWHKGQHKRHLPITVFDDFWE; encoded by the coding sequence ATGAGCTTGCAAGAAACGATTATCCAAGAACTTGGCGTGAAACCAGTCATTGATGCCCAGGGAGAAATCCGTCGTTCTATTGATTTCTTAAAAAGATACCTGAAAAAACATCCCTTTCTAAAAACCTTTGTACTAGGGATTTCTGGGGGACAAGACTCAACCTTAGCAGGTCGATTGGCCCAATTAGCTATGGAAGAACTGCGAGCAGAGACGGGCGACGATAGTTACAAATTTATTGCTGTCCGCCTGCCTTATGGAGTGCAAGCTGATGAAGCAGACGCTCAAAAAGCCCTAGCCTTCATCCAGCCAGATGTCAGCTTGGTAGTTAATATTAAGGAATCGGCAGATGCTATGACGGCAGCAGTTGAAGCGACAGATAGTCCTGTTTCAGACTTCAACAAGGGTAATATCAAGGCTCGTTGTCGTATGATTGCTCAATATGCCCTTGCTGGTGCACATAGCGGAGCGGTCATTGGAACAGACCACGCTGCGGAAAATATCACAGGTTTCTTTACCAAGTTTGGTGACGGGGGTGCGGATATTCTCCCTCTTTACCGCCTTAATAAACGTCAAGGAAAACAACTCTTGCAGGAACTTGGCGCAGACCCAGCCCTTTATGAAAAAATCCCAACAGCAGACCTCGAAGAAGACAAACCAGGCCTAGCTGACGAAGTAGCCCTCGGAGTCACTTATGAAGAGATTGACGACTACCTAGAAGGCAAAACAATCAACCCAGAAGCCCAAACAACTATCGAAAACTGGTGGCACAAAGGCCAACACAAACGCCACCTACCAATCACCGTATTTGATGACTTTTGGGAGTGA
- a CDS encoding nicotinate phosphoribosyltransferase, protein MYPDDSLTLHTDLYQINMMQVYFDQGIHNKKAVFEVYFRQQPFNNGYAVFAGLERIVSYLEDLRFSDSDIAYLESLGYHGAFLDYLRNFKLELTVRSAQEGDLVFANEPIVQVEGPLAQCQLVETALLNIVNYQTLVATKAARIRSVIEDEPLMEFGTRRAQEMDAAIWGTRAAVIGGANGTSNVRAGKLFDIPVLGTHAHSLVQVYGNDYEAFKAYAATHKNCVFLVDTYDTLRIGVPAAIQVARELGDQINFMGVRIDSGDIAYISKKVRQQLDEAGFTEAKIYASNDLDENTILNLKMQKAKIDVWGVGTKLITAYDQPALGAVYKIVAIEDENGNMRNTIKLSNNAEKVSTPGKKQVWRITSREKGKSEGDYITYDGVDVSDMTEIKMFHPTYTYIKKTVRNFDAVPLLVDIFKDGKLIYNLPSLTEIQDYARKEFDKLWDEYKRVLNPQHYPVDLARDVWQDKMDLIDKMRKEALGEGEEE, encoded by the coding sequence ATGTATCCAGATGATAGTTTAACATTGCACACGGACTTGTACCAGATTAACATGATGCAGGTTTACTTTGACCAAGGGATTCACAATAAAAAGGCGGTTTTTGAGGTCTATTTCCGTCAGCAACCGTTCAATAATGGCTATGCGGTTTTTGCAGGTTTGGAAAGAATTGTGAGTTATCTTGAAGACCTGCGTTTTTCAGATAGTGATATTGCCTATTTGGAGTCGCTAGGCTATCATGGGGCATTCTTAGACTATCTCCGCAATTTCAAGTTGGAGTTGACCGTTCGTTCTGCCCAAGAAGGGGATTTGGTTTTTGCCAATGAACCGATTGTGCAGGTGGAAGGACCTCTAGCCCAATGTCAATTGGTAGAAACAGCTCTTTTGAACATCGTCAACTACCAGACCTTGGTGGCGACGAAGGCAGCTCGTATTCGTTCAGTCATTGAGGATGAACCATTGATGGAGTTTGGGACACGTCGGGCGCAAGAGATGGATGCGGCCATCTGGGGAACACGCGCAGCGGTGATTGGTGGCGCTAATGGAACTAGCAACGTGCGTGCGGGTAAGCTCTTTGACATTCCTGTTTTGGGTACCCATGCCCATTCCTTGGTGCAGGTTTATGGTAACGACTATGAAGCTTTCAAGGCTTATGCTGCGACCCACAAAAATTGCGTCTTTCTTGTGGATACCTATGACACCCTTCGCATCGGAGTTCCAGCTGCCATTCAGGTGGCGCGTGAGCTAGGTGACCAGATTAACTTTATGGGTGTGCGAATTGACTCTGGGGATATTGCCTACATTTCTAAGAAAGTCCGTCAGCAACTGGACGAGGCTGGATTTACAGAGGCTAAGATTTATGCTTCAAATGATTTGGACGAAAATACCATTCTCAACCTCAAGATGCAAAAGGCCAAGATTGATGTCTGGGGTGTGGGAACCAAGCTGATTACAGCCTATGATCAGCCAGCTCTTGGGGCAGTTTATAAGATTGTTGCAATTGAAGATGAAAATGGGAACATGCGCAATACGATTAAGCTGTCAAATAATGCTGAAAAAGTGTCTACACCAGGTAAGAAGCAGGTGTGGCGCATTACCAGTCGTGAAAAAGGCAAGTCAGAAGGCGACTACATCACTTATGACGGTGTGGATGTGAGCGACATGACAGAAATCAAGATGTTCCATCCGACCTATACCTACATCAAGAAGACCGTTCGTAATTTTGATGCCGTTCCTCTCTTGGTGGATATCTTCAAAGACGGAAAATTGATTTACAACCTGCCTAGCCTGACTGAGATTCAGGATTATGCTCGTAAGGAATTTGACAAGCTTTGGGATGAGTACAAGCGTGTGCTCAATCCGCAGCATTATCCAGTGGATTTGGCGCGTGATGTATGGCAAGATAAGATGGACTTGATTGACAAGATGCGCAAGGAAGCCCTCGGTGAAGGAGAAGAAGAATGA
- a CDS encoding TIGR01440 family protein: MKEKDIQRETSQIVKDVLEKANLKQGSIFVLGLSSSEVIGGQIGKESSQEIGEIIVKTILDILEEKGIHLAVQGCEHVNRALVVERQVAEQFGLEIVSVLPTLHAGGSGQLAAFKFMQDPVEVEFIKAHAGLDIGDTAIGMHVKHVQVPIRPLLREIGHAHVTALASRPKLIGGARAHYPQDSIRKS; this comes from the coding sequence ATGAAGGAAAAAGACATTCAAAGAGAAACAAGCCAGATTGTAAAAGATGTATTAGAAAAGGCCAATTTGAAGCAAGGATCTATCTTTGTTTTGGGCCTTTCTTCTAGTGAAGTGATAGGTGGTCAGATTGGCAAGGAATCCAGCCAAGAAATTGGGGAAATTATCGTGAAGACCATCCTAGATATCCTAGAGGAAAAAGGAATTCATCTAGCTGTTCAAGGTTGTGAACATGTCAATCGGGCCCTCGTCGTTGAACGTCAGGTAGCGGAGCAGTTTGGTCTGGAAATCGTCAGTGTCCTTCCTACCCTTCATGCAGGAGGTTCAGGTCAGTTGGCAGCCTTCAAGTTTATGCAAGATCCAGTTGAGGTTGAATTTATCAAGGCTCATGCTGGATTGGATATCGGAGACACTGCAATTGGCATGCATGTCAAGCATGTTCAGGTTCCGATTCGCCCTCTTTTGAGAGAGATTGGGCATGCCCACGTAACGGCGTTGGCTAGTCGTCCAAAATTAATTGGAGGTGCGCGTGCGCATTATCCACAAGATTCTATTAGAAAGTCGTGA
- a CDS encoding cache domain-containing sensor histidine kinase: protein MKRSSLLVRMVISIFLVFLILLALVGTFYYQSSSSAIEATIEGNSQTTISQTSHFIQSYIKKLESTSTSLTQQTDVLAYAENSSQDKIKGIRNLFLTILKSDQDLKTVVLVTKSGQVISTDDSVQMKTSSDMMAEDWYQKAIHQGAMPVLTPARKSDSQWVISVTQELVDVKGANLGVIRLDISYETLEAYLNQLQLGQQGFAFIINEKHEFVYHPQHTVYSSSSEMEAMKPYIETGQGYTPDYKSYVSQEKIAGTDWTVLGVSSLEKLDQVRSQLMWTLLGASVTSLLACLCLVWLSLKRWIAPLNDLRETMLEIASGNQNLRAKEAGAYELREVTRQFNAMLDQIGQLMADVRRQEERTRQYELQALSSQINPHFLYNTLDTIIWMAEFQDSQRVVQVTKSLATYFRLALNQGKDLICLSDEINHVRQYLFIQKQRYGDKLEYEIAENPAFDKLVLPKLVLQPLVENALYHGIKEKEGQGHIRVSVQKQETGLVIRIEDDGVGFQDASDSSQSQLKRGGVGLQNVEQRLKLHFGEDYQMKIDSIPSKGTTVEIYINRIETS from the coding sequence ATGAAGCGTTCTTCTCTCCTAGTCAGAATGGTTATTTCCATCTTTCTGGTCTTTCTCATTCTCCTAGCTCTAGTTGGGACTTTCTACTATCAATCTAGTTCTTCAGCCATTGAGGCTACCATTGAAGGCAATAGCCAAACGACTATAAGCCAGACTAGCCACTTTATTCAGTCTTATATCAAAAAATTAGAAAGCACCTCGACCAGTTTGACCCAGCAGACGGATGTTCTAGCCTATGCTGAGAATTCTAGTCAAGACAAGATTAAGGGAATCCGAAATCTGTTTTTGACCATCTTAAAGTCAGATCAGGACTTGAAAACTGTTGTGCTGGTGACCAAATCCGGTCAGGTCATTTCTACAGATGATAGTGTGCAAATGAAAACCTCCTCAGATATGATGGCTGAGGATTGGTATCAAAAGGCCATTCATCAGGGAGCCATGCCCGTTTTGACACCAGCTCGTAAATCGGACAGTCAATGGGTCATTTCTGTCACTCAAGAACTTGTTGATGTAAAGGGAGCCAATCTGGGTGTGATTCGTTTGGATATTTCTTATGAAACTCTGGAAGCCTATCTCAATCAACTTCAGTTGGGTCAGCAGGGTTTTGCCTTTATCATCAATGAAAAGCATGAATTTGTTTATCATCCTCAACACACAGTTTATAGTTCGTCTAGCGAAATGGAGGCCATGAAACCCTATATTGAGACAGGGCAGGGCTATACTCCAGATTACAAATCCTACGTCAGTCAGGAAAAGATAGCAGGAACTGATTGGACGGTGCTTGGTGTGTCTTCGCTGGAGAAGTTAGACCAGGTTCGGAGTCAACTCATGTGGACCTTGCTTGGAGCCAGTGTCACCTCTCTTCTTGCCTGTCTCTGCTTGGTGTGGCTTAGTCTTAAACGCTGGATTGCTCCTCTGAATGACTTGAGAGAAACCATGCTGGAGATTGCTTCTGGTAATCAGAATCTTCGTGCCAAGGAAGCGGGTGCTTATGAACTGAGAGAGGTGACTCGCCAGTTCAATGCTATGTTGGATCAGATTGGTCAGCTCATGGCAGATGTTCGCAGGCAAGAAGAAAGGACACGTCAGTATGAACTTCAAGCTTTATCAAGCCAGATTAATCCGCATTTCCTCTATAACACCTTGGACACTATCATCTGGATGGCTGAATTTCAGGATAGTCAGAGAGTGGTTCAGGTGACCAAGTCCTTGGCAACCTATTTCCGCTTGGCGCTCAATCAAGGCAAGGATTTGATTTGCCTGTCTGATGAAATCAATCATGTCCGCCAGTATCTCTTTATCCAGAAACAACGCTATGGAGATAAGCTGGAATACGAGATTGCTGAAAATCCAGCCTTTGATAAGCTAGTCTTGCCTAAGCTGGTCCTACAACCCCTTGTAGAGAATGCCCTTTACCATGGTATCAAGGAGAAGGAAGGTCAGGGACATATTAGAGTTTCTGTCCAGAAACAGGAGACAGGACTAGTCATCCGCATTGAGGATGATGGGGTTGGTTTCCAAGATGCTAGCGATAGTAGTCAAAGTCAACTCAAACGTGGGGGAGTTGGTCTTCAAAATGTTGAACAGCGGCTCAAACTTCATTTTGGAGAAGATTACCAAATGAAGATTGATTCTATTCCCTCAAAAGGTACGACAGTAGAAATATACATAAATAGAATAGAAACTAGTTAA
- a CDS encoding response regulator transcription factor — protein MTYTILIVEDEYLVRQGLTKLVNVAAYDMEIIGQAENGRQAWELIQKQVPDIILTDINMPQLNGIQLASLVRETYPQVHLVFLTGYDDFDYALSAVKLGVDDYLLKPFSRQDIEEMLGKIKQKLDKEEKEEQLQDLLTDKFEGNMAQKIQSHLADSQFSLKSLASDLGFSPTYLSSLIKKELGLPFQDYLVRERVKQAKLLLLTTDLKIYEIAEKVGFEDMNYFTQRFKQIAGVTPRQFKKG, from the coding sequence ATGACCTATACAATCTTAATCGTAGAAGATGAATATCTGGTAAGACAAGGCTTGACTAAACTGGTCAATGTAGCAGCCTACGATATGGAAATCATCGGTCAAGCTGAAAATGGAAGACAGGCTTGGGAATTGATACAAAAGCAGGTGCCAGATATCATTTTAACCGATATCAACATGCCTCAGCTAAATGGAATCCAGTTAGCCAGTCTGGTCCGAGAAACCTATCCTCAGGTTCATTTGGTCTTTTTAACAGGCTACGATGATTTTGATTATGCCTTGTCTGCTGTCAAACTAGGTGTGGACGACTACCTGCTTAAACCCTTTTCTCGTCAGGATATCGAAGAAATGTTGGGGAAAATCAAGCAAAAGTTGGATAAGGAAGAGAAAGAAGAGCAGTTACAAGATCTATTGACCGATAAGTTTGAAGGAAACATGGCCCAGAAAATCCAGTCCCATCTGGCTGATAGCCAGTTTAGTTTAAAGTCTTTGGCCAGTGACTTGGGCTTTAGTCCGACTTATCTGAGTTCTTTGATTAAGAAAGAGTTGGGACTGCCTTTTCAGGATTATCTGGTGAGAGAACGTGTCAAACAAGCCAAACTCTTGCTTTTGACTACAGATCTGAAGATTTATGAGATAGCCGAAAAGGTTGGTTTTGAAGATATGAACTATTTTACCCAACGTTTTAAACAGATTGCAGGTGTGACACCTCGTCAGTTTAAGAAGGGGTAA
- the msrB gene encoding peptide-methionine (R)-S-oxide reductase MsrB codes for MNDKVKLFVLAGIFFLAITGFYFLLMRNAGQTDSSQIEKASVSQGGKTVKKTEVSKDADLHEIYLAGGCFWGVEEYFSRVPGVTDAVSGYANGRGETTKYELINQTGHAETVHVTYDANQISLKEILLHYFRIINPTSKNKQGNDVGTQYRTGVYYTDDKDLEVINQVFDEVAKKYDQPLAVEKEALKNFVVAEDYHQDYLKKNPNGYCHINVNQAAYPVIDASKYPKPSDEELKKTLSPEEYAVTQKNQTERAFSNRYWDKFESGIYVDVATGEPLFSSKDKFESGCGWPSFTQPISPDVATYKEDKSYNMTRMEVRSRVGDSHLGHVFTDGPQDKGGLRYCINSLSIRFIPKDQMEEKGYAYLLDYVD; via the coding sequence ATGAATGATAAAGTAAAATTGTTTGTCTTGGCAGGGATTTTTTTCCTAGCCATAACCGGTTTCTATTTTCTATTGATGCGAAATGCAGGGCAGACAGATAGCTCGCAAATTGAGAAAGCATCAGTTAGCCAAGGAGGAAAAACAGTGAAAAAAACAGAAGTTAGTAAAGATGCAGACTTGCACGAAATTTATCTAGCTGGGGGATGTTTCTGGGGAGTGGAGGAATACTTCTCACGCGTTCCCGGGGTGACAGATGCCGTATCAGGCTATGCAAATGGTAGAGGGGAAACAACCAAGTACGAGTTGATTAACCAAACAGGACATGCGGAAACTGTCCATGTTACTTATGATGCCAATCAAATTTCTCTCAAGGAAATCCTGCTTCATTATTTCCGCATTATCAATCCAACCAGCAAAAATAAACAAGGAAATGATGTGGGAACCCAGTACCGTACCGGCGTTTATTACACAGATGACAAGGATTTAGAGGTAATCAACCAAGTCTTTGATGAGGTAGCTAAGAAATACGATCAACCTCTAGCAGTTGAAAAGGAGGCTTTGAAGAATTTTGTAGTGGCAGAGGATTACCACCAAGACTATCTCAAGAAAAATCCAAATGGCTACTGCCATATCAATGTTAATCAGGCGGCCTATCCCGTCATAGATGCCAGCAAATATCCAAAACCAAGTGATGAAGAATTGAAAAAGACCCTGTCACCTGAGGAGTATGCAGTCACCCAGAAAAACCAAACAGAACGAGCTTTCTCAAATCGATACTGGGATAAATTTGAATCTGGTATCTATGTGGATGTGGCAACTGGTGAACCCCTCTTTTCATCAAAGGATAAGTTTGAGTCTGGTTGTGGCTGGCCTAGTTTCACCCAACCCATTAGTCCAGATGTCGCCACCTACAAGGAAGATAAGTCTTACAATATGACACGCATGGAAGTGCGGAGCCGAGTTGGAGATTCTCACCTTGGCCATGTCTTTACGGATGGACCACAGGACAAGGGTGGCTTGCGCTACTGTATCAATAGTCTCTCTATTCGATTTATTCCCAAAGACCAAATGGAAGAAAAAGGCTACGCTTATTTACTAGATTATGTTGATTAA
- a CDS encoding redoxin family protein yields MKKWQTCLLGVGSICCLAACSAKNMSDESTMKEQTKTEQVSAQTATKGQAVADFELTGVDGKTYRLSDYKGKKVYLKFWASWCSICLASLPDTDEIAKDAGDDYVVLTVVSPGHKGEQAEADFKNWYKGLDYKNFPVLIDPSGKLLESYGVRSYPTQAFIDKEGKLVKTQPGFMDKDMILKTLKEMG; encoded by the coding sequence ATGAAAAAATGGCAAACATGTCTCCTTGGAGTAGGCTCAATCTGTTGTTTAGCAGCCTGTTCGGCTAAAAATATGTCAGACGAATCTACTATGAAGGAGCAAACAAAAACAGAACAAGTCAGTGCGCAAACTGCGACTAAAGGTCAGGCGGTTGCTGATTTTGAACTGACGGGAGTAGATGGCAAGACCTACCGCTTGTCTGATTATAAGGGTAAGAAAGTCTATCTCAAATTCTGGGCTTCTTGGTGTTCCATCTGTCTAGCTAGTCTTCCAGATACGGATGAGATTGCTAAGGATGCTGGTGATGATTATGTGGTCTTGACAGTGGTGTCTCCTGGACACAAGGGGGAACAAGCTGAAGCAGACTTTAAGAACTGGTACAAGGGTTTGGATTATAAAAATTTTCCAGTTCTAATTGACCCGTCAGGCAAACTTTTAGAAAGCTATGGTGTCCGTTCTTACCCAACTCAAGCCTTTATAGACAAGGAAGGCAAGCTGGTCAAAACACAACCAGGCTTTATGGATAAGGATATGATTTTAAAGACATTGAAAGAAATGGGGTAG
- the ccdA2 gene encoding thiol-disulfide oxidoreductase-associated membrane protein CcdA2, with protein MDTIIFFISVFLAGILSFFSPCILPLLPVYAGVLLDDKDGGQASSGKFSISIVSLLRTLAFIAGISFIFILLGYGAGFLGDLLYASWFQYVTGAVIILLGLHQMEILHFQGLYKERRLQLKRQGQKGKGYSQAFLLGLTFSFAWMPCVGPVLGSVLALAASGGSGVWQGAALMLVYTLGLALPFLVLALASSYVLKHFRKLHPYLGILKKVGGFLIIVMGILVLLGNASILTTLFE; from the coding sequence ATGGATACGATTATCTTTTTTATCAGTGTTTTTCTTGCTGGAATTCTTTCCTTCTTTTCTCCTTGTATTTTACCCTTGTTACCGGTCTATGCAGGGGTCTTGTTGGATGATAAAGATGGCGGTCAGGCTTCTAGCGGCAAATTTTCAATCTCAATTGTTAGTTTATTGAGAACTCTAGCTTTCATAGCGGGGATTTCCTTTATCTTTATCCTACTGGGTTATGGAGCTGGCTTTTTAGGAGACTTGTTGTATGCCTCTTGGTTTCAGTATGTGACGGGTGCGGTTATCATTCTCTTGGGCTTGCACCAGATGGAAATCTTACATTTTCAGGGACTCTACAAGGAAAGAAGACTACAATTAAAGAGACAGGGGCAAAAGGGTAAGGGCTATAGTCAGGCATTTTTACTGGGCTTGACCTTTAGTTTTGCTTGGATGCCTTGTGTAGGGCCAGTTCTTGGTTCTGTTTTGGCCTTGGCGGCTTCAGGTGGTTCAGGTGTTTGGCAGGGGGCTGCTCTCATGTTGGTTTACACGCTAGGTTTGGCACTACCATTTTTGGTTCTAGCTCTAGCCTCCAGCTATGTTTTGAAACATTTCCGAAAACTCCATCCTTATCTAGGAATCCTCAAAAAAGTGGGTGGTTTCCTCATTATCGTGATGGGAATTTTGGTTCTTTTAGGAAATGCTTCCATTTTGACTACATTATTTGAATAG
- a CDS encoding Rpn family recombination-promoting nuclease/putative transposase, translating to MILRHPGISPTNDLVAKKIFSNPEITCQFIRDMLDLPAKNVTILEGSNIHVLPSLPYSAQDFYTSIDVLTELDNGTQVIIEIQVHHQNFFINRLWAYLCSQVNQNLEKIRQQEGNTHQSYKHIAPVYAIAIVDSNYFSDDLAFHSFSMREDTTGEVLTITNNGQENHLVKMAFLELKKYRETSKDKVRKPWLEFFGNKPFTQQPERAISQADQLLDYKSWSEEDRKMFSEQRRREEQALLAQDYALEQAEEKGLERGLERGRAEGLERGKVEGRVFAFLDMVRQGLLTSEVASEQLGMTVAEFEALL from the coding sequence ATGATTCTAAGACATCCGGGCATTAGCCCAACAAATGACTTGGTTGCTAAGAAAATCTTTAGTAATCCAGAAATCACTTGTCAATTTATCCGTGATATGCTGGACTTACCAGCCAAAAATGTGACGATTTTGGAGGGAAGCAATATTCATGTCTTGCCTTCCCTGCCGTACTCGGCCCAGGATTTCTATACCAGTATAGATGTTTTAACTGAACTAGATAATGGAACTCAAGTAATCATTGAGATTCAGGTGCATCATCAGAATTTTTTCATCAATCGCCTGTGGGCTTACTTGTGCAGTCAGGTCAATCAAAACCTAGAAAAAATTCGTCAGCAAGAAGGCAATACCCACCAGAGCTACAAACATATTGCCCCAGTATACGCTATCGCTATTGTGGATAGCAATTACTTCTCAGATGATTTAGCTTTTCATAGCTTTAGCATGCGAGAGGACACGACAGGAGAGGTTTTAACCATAACCAATAATGGACAAGAAAACCATTTGGTCAAGATGGCATTCTTGGAACTAAAAAAGTACAGAGAAACCAGCAAGGACAAGGTTCGCAAGCCGTGGTTGGAGTTTTTTGGCAATAAGCCCTTTACCCAACAACCCGAGCGAGCCATCAGCCAAGCAGACCAACTGCTGGATTACAAGAGCTGGTCCGAGGAGGACAGGAAAATGTTTAGTGAACAACGCAGACGCGAAGAACAAGCCTTGTTAGCACAGGACTATGCCTTGGAACAAGCTGAAGAAAAAGGCTTAGAACGTGGTCTTGAACGAGGACGAGCAGAGGGACTTGAACGTGGGAAGGTTGAAGGAAGAGTCTTTGCTTTCTTAGATATGGTTCGCCAAGGTCTTCTGACTTCAGAGGTTGCGAGTGAGCAGCTGGGCATGACTGTCGCTGAGTTTGAGGCGCTGTTGTAA
- a CDS encoding helix-turn-helix transcriptional regulator — MAKNLKLKLARVELDLTQGQLADAVGVTRQTIGLIEAGKYNPSLSLCQSICRCLGKTLDQLFWEEEDEK, encoded by the coding sequence GTGGCTAAAAATTTAAAATTAAAATTAGCTCGGGTAGAGCTTGATTTAACTCAAGGTCAACTAGCAGATGCTGTCGGGGTGACGCGCCAGACTATTGGTTTGATAGAAGCGGGGAAATACAATCCCAGTCTTTCCCTCTGCCAGTCCATTTGCAGATGCTTAGGCAAAACTTTGGATCAATTATTTTGGGAGGAAGAAGATGAAAAATAG
- a CDS encoding GNAT family N-acetyltransferase has protein sequence MYFRLENKESHKSQEIGNLIRVYNRSKREESESEPLNLYVEDEKGNLLAGLIAETFGNWLEIEYLFVKEELRGQGIGSKLLQQAETEAKNRNCRFAFVNTYQFQAPDFYKMHGYKEVFRLQDYPYIGQRYYYQKDL, from the coding sequence ATGTACTTTAGATTGGAAAATAAAGAATCCCATAAATCACAAGAAATAGGGAATCTGATTCGTGTTTATAACCGTTCAAAAAGAGAAGAATCTGAAAGTGAGCCACTTAATCTTTATGTCGAAGATGAAAAGGGCAATCTCCTGGCAGGTTTGATAGCAGAGACTTTTGGAAATTGGTTGGAAATCGAATATTTGTTTGTAAAAGAGGAACTGAGAGGGCAAGGAATCGGTTCAAAACTATTGCAGCAAGCAGAAACTGAAGCTAAGAATCGAAACTGTCGTTTTGCTTTTGTCAATACCTACCAGTTTCAAGCTCCAGATTTTTATAAAATGCATGGCTACAAGGAAGTCTTTAGGTTACAAGACTATCCCTACATTGGGCAAAGATATTATTACCAAAAGGATTTGTAA
- a CDS encoding HAD hydrolase, family IA, variant 3 protein has protein sequence MKGILDKYQLNSTNCVFLDDIEDNAIVAEKLGIKFYQVKKRSDVVDILKPYI, from the coding sequence ATGAAGGGGATTCTCGATAAATACCAGTTAAATTCTACAAATTGTGTCTTTCTAGACGATATTGAAGACAATGCAATCGTAGCTGAGAAATTGGGAATCAAGTTTTATCAGGTTAAGAAAAGAAGTGATGTCGTCGATATTTTGAAACCCTATATTTAA